GGTCGAAGGCCCCGACGGTCCCGTCGCCGGAGCGCGGATCACGCTCGTCGCGGAGGACGGCCGCGTCGCGAGCGCCGAGACGGACTCCCGGGGACGGGCGCGCCTGCCGGAAATCGCGGATGCGGACCGCGTTCTGGTGGCGGCCGAGGGATACGTTCCGGTCGAGCTTGCCTTCGACGACGCGCGAAGAGCGGGGTTCTCCTTTCGACTCGCCCGGGGGCGCGCCGTGGAGCTGAGGGTCACGGCCGCCGGAACGGG
The Acidobacteriota bacterium DNA segment above includes these coding regions:
- a CDS encoding carboxypeptidase regulatory-like domain-containing protein produces the protein MSPSLTRARGPALALALAPCVLTAAAQLPVARVEGPDGPVAGARITLVAEDGRVASAETDSRGRARLPEIADADRVLVAAEGYVPVELAFDDARRAGFSFRLARGRAVELRVTAAGTG